Proteins encoded within one genomic window of Brachybacterium avium:
- a CDS encoding cytochrome c oxidase assembly protein, whose product MTTRSSRAGALLIPLLLLLTVAAALVGMAATGALAPATLVPASPLVTWGLPVTRALHHLGLLLAIGAGGTAVLLLPGPGRREVTTLDPLRRRTVRLGAVGALLWTVAALALIPLGGLESTGADPDRNVWDLAMGGDLGRLQMGVAVFAAASALAYAIARSTVLACWGLAFAGVGVGALGLAGHAGASLDHINAVNAMALHLVAVSVWAGGLLVIALLARRMPEQTLAVTIRRFSPWALAAVVSLAISGVVSAVIRLSSWSDLLTTGYGRVVLVKALGLLVLSVFGALQRRRLGDRVRFRHLAFTEGLVMAVVIGASIALGRSAPPVPQEIPAVGDLRVMSLVGFLPPEQEFGPLTMFTAFQPDWISLVLAVAMAGAYLIGAMRLARRGDHWQWHRTLAFLAGCLAFAWVLNGGAAAWGKFRFDAHMIQHMAMMMIVPPLWVLGAPVTLLSRAMPRARTARAGSGNGCWRRCTPGTPGPCPPRRWRE is encoded by the coding sequence ATGACCACCAGATCTTCGCGCGCGGGGGCGCTGCTGATCCCCCTCCTGCTGCTCCTGACCGTCGCCGCCGCCCTGGTGGGCATGGCCGCGACCGGAGCCCTGGCACCAGCCACGCTGGTCCCGGCCTCGCCCCTGGTGACCTGGGGGCTGCCCGTCACCCGTGCGCTGCACCACCTCGGGCTGCTGCTCGCCATCGGCGCCGGCGGCACCGCGGTGCTGCTGCTGCCAGGACCGGGTCGCCGTGAGGTGACCACACTGGACCCGCTGCGGCGGCGCACCGTCCGCCTCGGCGCCGTGGGAGCCCTGCTGTGGACGGTGGCGGCGCTGGCGCTGATCCCACTGGGCGGCCTGGAGTCGACCGGTGCGGATCCCGACCGCAACGTGTGGGACCTGGCCATGGGCGGCGACCTGGGTCGCCTGCAGATGGGGGTGGCCGTCTTCGCCGCCGCCTCCGCCCTCGCCTATGCGATCGCGCGGTCCACGGTCCTGGCCTGCTGGGGGCTCGCCTTCGCCGGGGTCGGGGTCGGCGCCCTGGGCCTGGCCGGTCACGCCGGAGCGAGCCTGGACCACATCAACGCCGTCAACGCCATGGCGCTGCACCTGGTCGCCGTCTCCGTCTGGGCTGGCGGGCTGCTGGTCATCGCCCTGCTCGCCCGGCGCATGCCGGAGCAGACCCTCGCGGTCACGATCCGTCGGTTCTCCCCCTGGGCGCTGGCAGCGGTGGTCTCCCTGGCGATCAGCGGAGTCGTCAGCGCCGTCATCCGGCTCTCGTCCTGGTCGGATCTGCTGACCACCGGATACGGGCGGGTGGTGCTCGTCAAGGCACTCGGGCTGCTCGTCCTGAGCGTGTTCGGAGCGCTGCAGCGGCGCCGGCTCGGGGACCGGGTGCGCTTCCGTCACCTGGCCTTCACCGAAGGGCTGGTCATGGCGGTGGTGATCGGGGCCTCGATCGCGCTGGGCCGCTCCGCGCCGCCGGTGCCGCAGGAGATTCCCGCGGTCGGTGATCTGCGAGTCATGTCCCTAGTCGGATTCCTGCCGCCCGAGCAGGAGTTCGGCCCGCTGACGATGTTCACGGCGTTCCAGCCGGACTGGATCTCCCTCGTGCTCGCGGTGGCGATGGCAGGCGCCTATCTCATCGGTGCGATGCGGCTGGCCCGGCGCGGGGACCACTGGCAGTGGCATCGCACCCTGGCCTTCCTCGCGGGCTGCCTGGCGTTCGCCTGGGTGCTCAATGGCGGTGCCGCGGCCTGGGGCAAGTTCCGCTTCGATGCGCACATGATCCAGCACATGGCGATGATGATGATCGTCCCACCGCTGTGGGTGCTCGGGGCTCCGGTCACGCTGCTGTCCAGAGCCATGCCCCGCGCACGGACGGCTCGCGCGGGATCCGGGAATGGGTGCTGGCGGCGCTGCACTCCGGGTACGCCCGGACCGTGTCCGCCCCGCCGGTGGCGGGAGTGA
- a CDS encoding DUF1844 domain-containing protein, producing MTDQQHPDHHDHTDESAESSELRDIAEVSSVEIITSACVHLMSAAAVKVGLAEDEESGQYQDLAEARKLINALAGLVTAAAPEIGNEHARSLRDGLRSLQLAFAEALPFPDAPGEAPGEKYTGRVS from the coding sequence GTGACAGATCAGCAGCACCCCGACCATCACGACCACACCGACGAGTCCGCCGAGTCCTCGGAGCTGCGGGACATCGCCGAGGTGTCCTCGGTGGAGATCATCACCTCCGCCTGCGTGCACCTGATGAGCGCTGCCGCGGTGAAGGTGGGCCTCGCCGAGGACGAGGAGTCCGGGCAGTACCAGGACCTCGCCGAAGCGCGGAAGCTTATCAATGCGCTGGCGGGCCTGGTGACCGCAGCGGCGCCGGAGATCGGCAATGAGCACGCCCGCTCGCTGCGCGACGGACTGCGTTCGCTCCAGCTGGCCTTCGCCGAGGCGCTGCCCTTCCCGGATGCCCCTGGCGAGGCGCCGGGCGAGAAGTACACCGGCCGCGTCTCCTGA
- the hisB gene encoding imidazoleglycerol-phosphate dehydratase HisB, with amino-acid sequence MTDTQSTAAQSPAAQSPAGRAPRTASISRATRESTVELTLDIDGTGQVDVSTTVPFFDHMLTALGTHARFDLTVKATGDTHIDAHHTVEDTSIVLGQALREALGDKRGIARFGDALVPLDETLAQAVVDLSGRPYCVHSGESEAQALHLIGGHFTGSLTRHVFESIAHHAAICLHIRLLEGRDPHHVVEAQFKALARALRAACAYDDRVLDVPSTKGAL; translated from the coding sequence ATGACCGACACCCAGAGCACCGCCGCGCAGAGCCCGGCCGCGCAGAGCCCGGCCGGGCGCGCCCCCCGCACCGCGAGCATCAGCCGCGCCACCCGGGAGTCCACGGTCGAGCTGACCCTCGACATCGACGGCACCGGCCAGGTCGACGTCTCCACCACGGTGCCGTTCTTCGACCACATGCTCACGGCACTGGGCACCCACGCCCGCTTCGACCTCACCGTGAAGGCGACCGGCGATACCCACATCGATGCCCACCACACCGTCGAGGACACCTCGATCGTGCTCGGTCAGGCGTTGCGCGAGGCGCTCGGGGACAAGCGGGGCATCGCCCGTTTCGGCGACGCGCTGGTGCCGCTGGACGAGACCCTCGCCCAGGCCGTCGTGGACCTCTCGGGCCGCCCCTACTGCGTCCACTCCGGGGAGAGCGAGGCCCAGGCCCTGCACCTGATCGGCGGTCACTTCACCGGCTCGCTGACCCGGCACGTCTTCGAGTCGATCGCCCACCATGCCGCGATCTGCCTGCACATCCGTCTGCTCGAGGGGCGGGACCCCCACCACGTGGTGGAGGCCCAGTTCAAGGCCCTGGCCCGTGCGCTGCGCGCCGCCTGCGCCTACGATGACCGCGTCCTCGACGTCCCCTCGACCAAGGGAGCACTGTGA
- the infC gene encoding translation initiation factor IF-3 codes for MSEQRINGQIRVPKVLLVGPAGEQVGEVRVEDALRLAQEADLDLVEVAPGANPPVARLMDYGKYKYEANLKARESRKNQANTVQKEIRMGLKIDTHDYETKRRNVEKFLDGGDKCKVIIRFRGREQSRPERGVKLLQRMAEDVADYGFVESHPRQDGRNMVMVFGPHKKKAQAMAEARKRKTDAEKAAARAESEKPSTEAGAETGSES; via the coding sequence ATCAGCGAACAGCGCATCAACGGTCAGATCAGGGTCCCCAAGGTCCTCCTGGTCGGGCCCGCCGGCGAACAGGTCGGTGAGGTCCGGGTCGAGGACGCTCTGCGTCTCGCCCAGGAAGCAGATCTCGACCTGGTCGAGGTCGCGCCCGGCGCGAACCCGCCGGTCGCTCGTCTCATGGATTACGGCAAGTACAAGTACGAAGCCAACCTGAAGGCCCGTGAGTCGCGCAAGAACCAGGCGAACACGGTCCAGAAGGAAATCCGGATGGGCCTGAAGATCGACACCCACGACTACGAGACCAAGCGTCGCAACGTCGAGAAGTTCCTCGACGGCGGTGACAAGTGCAAGGTCATCATCCGCTTCCGTGGGCGTGAGCAGTCCCGCCCCGAGCGTGGTGTGAAGCTGCTGCAGCGGATGGCCGAGGATGTCGCGGACTACGGTTTCGTCGAGTCGCACCCGCGGCAGGACGGCCGCAACATGGTGATGGTCTTCGGGCCGCACAAGAAGAAGGCCCAGGCCATGGCCGAGGCCCGCAAGCGCAAGACCGATGCTGAGAAGGCTGCCGCCCGGGCCGAGAGCGAGAAGCCCTCCACCGAGGCCGGAGCCGAGACCGGCTCCGAGTCCTGA
- a CDS encoding TrmH family RNA methyltransferase has protein sequence MTERPDRSPLTSPRSERVRKVAALAGRSARRKQGRFRIEGPQSVRSLLTHRPELTREVFLTERAAGAHAELVDLANRAGVPVQLVDEQILRALVRETAAAGPAGDGTAEASGALVSPQGVVAVGALPSEDPASAVAALAALAPAKAATVVVLHEVRDPGNVGALVRTADAAGADLVLLTRTCADPYSPKAVRAAAGSLFHLPVHTGAEIQDVLAQLAACSITAAATSGYADSELFSVELPTRIAWILGNEAHGLDRDTLGAAPLAVRIPLAGHAESLNVHTAATVCLFETLRQRQAGA, from the coding sequence ATGACTGAGCGCCCGGACCGGTCGCCGCTGACGTCCCCCCGTTCCGAACGGGTGCGGAAGGTGGCGGCTCTGGCCGGGCGCTCTGCGCGACGCAAGCAGGGACGCTTCCGCATCGAAGGGCCCCAGTCGGTCCGCTCGCTGCTGACCCACCGCCCCGAGCTGACCCGCGAGGTCTTCCTCACCGAGCGTGCGGCCGGTGCCCATGCTGAGCTGGTCGACCTGGCCAACCGCGCCGGGGTGCCCGTGCAGCTCGTCGACGAGCAGATCCTGCGAGCCCTGGTCCGCGAGACCGCGGCGGCCGGGCCGGCAGGGGACGGGACCGCGGAGGCCTCGGGTGCCCTGGTGTCCCCGCAGGGAGTCGTCGCTGTCGGCGCGCTGCCCAGCGAGGATCCTGCCTCCGCCGTCGCGGCACTGGCGGCGCTGGCGCCTGCGAAGGCGGCCACCGTCGTCGTGCTCCATGAGGTCCGCGACCCCGGCAACGTCGGCGCGCTGGTCCGCACCGCGGACGCCGCCGGCGCCGACCTGGTGCTGCTGACCCGCACCTGCGCCGACCCCTACTCCCCGAAGGCTGTGCGCGCCGCCGCCGGCAGCCTCTTCCATCTTCCCGTGCACACCGGCGCCGAGATCCAGGACGTGCTCGCACAGCTCGCCGCCTGCTCGATCACCGCCGCAGCCACCAGCGGGTACGCCGACTCAGAACTGTTCAGCGTCGAGCTGCCCACGCGGATCGCCTGGATCCTCGGCAACGAGGCGCACGGGTTGGACCGCGACACCCTCGGCGCCGCGCCGCTGGCCGTGCGGATCCCTCTGGCCGGGCACGCCGAATCACTCAACGTCCACACCGCCGCGACCGTCTGCCTCTTCGAGACGCTCCGGCAGCGACAGGCAGGGGCATGA
- the rplT gene encoding 50S ribosomal protein L20 — protein MARVKRAVNAHKKRREILEQASGYRGQRSRLYRKAKEQVLHSQTYNFRDRKKRKGNFRQLWIQRINAASRANGMTYNRLIQGLGLAGVEVDRRMLAELAVNDAPAFAALVEVAKNALPEDVNAPAA, from the coding sequence GTGGCACGCGTGAAGCGGGCGGTCAACGCCCATAAGAAGCGTCGGGAAATCCTCGAGCAGGCCAGCGGCTACCGCGGCCAGCGCTCGCGTCTGTACCGGAAGGCGAAGGAGCAGGTGCTGCACTCGCAGACCTACAACTTCCGCGACCGCAAGAAGCGCAAGGGCAACTTCCGCCAGCTCTGGATCCAGCGGATCAACGCTGCCTCCCGCGCCAACGGCATGACCTACAACCGCCTCATCCAGGGCCTGGGCCTTGCCGGTGTCGAGGTGGATCGTCGCATGCTCGCCGAGCTCGCTGTGAACGATGCCCCGGCATTCGCCGCCCTGGTCGAGGTCGCCAAGAACGCCCTCCCCGAGGACGTCAACGCCCCGGCAGCCTGA
- the rpmI gene encoding 50S ribosomal protein L35, which yields MPKNKTHSGTKKRVRVTGSGKLMREKANARHLLEHKSSTRKRRLGSDTTVAKADVKRMKKLLGR from the coding sequence ATGCCGAAGAACAAGACCCACTCGGGTACCAAGAAGCGCGTCCGCGTCACCGGCTCGGGCAAGCTCATGCGCGAGAAGGCCAATGCTCGCCACCTGCTGGAGCACAAGTCCTCCACCCGCAAGCGCCGCCTGGGCAGCGACACCACTGTCGCCAAGGCCGACGTCAAGCGCATGAAGAAGCTGCTGGGCCGCTGA
- a CDS encoding glycoside hydrolase family 3 protein, which translates to MPTADRSRPRLVESVDGTRYRDLNGNGRMDPFEDPRRSPEERTEDLLGRLSLAEQVGLMFHTVIETGPDGTLLDGPGAISKSGTEEVVLGKHMTHFNVHGLESAGAAARWHNRLQELAERTPHGIPVTISTDPRHGGAQNAGTSWVTSFFSLWPEPLGLGALADPALVREWAMTARREYTAVGIRAALHPVADLATEPRWARQRECFGQNPQLVARLVTAALAGLRGKQDELSVQSTVKHFPGAGPQKDGEDAHFPYGRDQIYPGGRFEDHLLPFRVAIEEGADAIMPYYGRPLGLEIDGEAIEEVGFGFNRQVLTGLLREQLGFDGVIVSDWELVNDNHVGEQVLPARAWGVEELTPSQRMQRILEAGADQFGGEECTELLLDLVREGQVSEQRVTASARRLLLVKFRLGLFDDPYVDESAADALVGTEEACRRGHAAQASSVVVLHDDGAVLPLLSDGAGPRIYAEGLPDGVVASLGEQVATPAEADVALLRIGAPFQPRDDLFLEAWFHQGDLEFPPGFAHRLARIRAACPLILDVDLDRAAVLTGIVEHCDALTGSFGVSGAAWIDAITGVIPARGRLPIELPRSMAAVRVAPEDVPGGTADPLYPCGHGVQLGSAGR; encoded by the coding sequence ATGCCCACGGCTGATCGCTCCCGTCCCCGGCTCGTCGAATCGGTCGACGGCACCCGCTACCGGGACCTGAACGGCAACGGACGGATGGACCCCTTCGAGGATCCGCGCCGCAGCCCTGAGGAGCGCACCGAGGACCTGCTGGGCAGGCTCTCCCTCGCCGAGCAGGTCGGGCTCATGTTCCACACCGTGATCGAGACCGGGCCGGACGGCACGCTGCTGGACGGTCCCGGCGCGATCTCCAAGTCCGGCACCGAGGAGGTGGTGCTGGGCAAGCACATGACGCACTTCAACGTGCACGGACTGGAGAGCGCCGGCGCCGCCGCCCGCTGGCACAACCGTCTCCAGGAGCTCGCCGAGCGGACCCCGCACGGCATCCCGGTCACGATCTCCACCGATCCCCGGCACGGCGGAGCGCAGAACGCCGGCACCTCCTGGGTGACCTCGTTCTTCTCCCTATGGCCGGAGCCGCTGGGCCTGGGCGCCCTCGCCGATCCCGCGCTGGTGCGCGAGTGGGCGATGACGGCGCGCCGCGAGTACACCGCCGTCGGCATCCGAGCGGCGCTGCACCCCGTCGCGGACCTCGCCACCGAACCGCGCTGGGCGCGGCAGCGAGAATGCTTCGGCCAGAACCCGCAGCTGGTGGCCCGCCTGGTCACTGCCGCCCTCGCAGGTCTGCGCGGGAAGCAGGATGAGCTCTCGGTGCAGTCCACGGTCAAGCACTTCCCGGGCGCCGGCCCGCAGAAGGACGGCGAGGACGCCCATTTCCCGTACGGCCGGGACCAGATCTACCCGGGAGGGCGGTTCGAGGACCACCTCCTGCCCTTCCGGGTGGCCATCGAGGAGGGGGCCGACGCGATCATGCCGTACTACGGCCGCCCCCTCGGGCTCGAGATCGACGGCGAGGCGATCGAGGAGGTCGGCTTCGGCTTCAACCGGCAGGTCCTCACCGGCCTGCTCCGGGAGCAGCTCGGCTTCGACGGAGTGATCGTCAGCGACTGGGAGCTGGTCAACGACAACCACGTCGGCGAGCAGGTGCTCCCGGCCCGCGCCTGGGGCGTCGAGGAGCTCACCCCCTCCCAGCGCATGCAGCGCATCCTCGAGGCCGGAGCGGACCAGTTCGGCGGCGAGGAGTGCACCGAACTGCTGCTGGACCTCGTTCGCGAGGGGCAGGTGAGCGAGCAGCGGGTCACCGCCTCCGCCCGGCGGCTACTGCTTGTGAAGTTCCGCCTCGGACTGTTCGATGACCCCTATGTCGACGAGTCCGCGGCCGACGCCCTGGTGGGCACCGAGGAGGCCTGCCGCCGGGGCCACGCGGCCCAGGCGAGCAGCGTCGTCGTCCTGCACGACGACGGCGCCGTGCTGCCCCTGCTCAGCGACGGTGCCGGCCCGCGGATCTATGCCGAGGGCCTGCCCGATGGGGTCGTGGCGTCGCTGGGGGAGCAGGTCGCGACCCCGGCGGAGGCCGATGTCGCGCTGCTGCGGATCGGCGCGCCCTTCCAGCCGCGCGACGACCTCTTCCTCGAGGCCTGGTTCCATCAGGGGGATCTCGAGTTTCCGCCCGGGTTCGCGCACCGGCTGGCCCGGATCCGGGCGGCCTGCCCGCTGATCCTCGACGTGGACCTGGATCGGGCCGCGGTGCTCACCGGCATCGTCGAGCACTGCGACGCGCTCACCGGCAGCTTCGGCGTCTCGGGCGCAGCCTGGATCGATGCGATCACGGGCGTGATCCCGGCGCGGGGACGGCTGCCGATCGAGCTGCCGCGATCGATGGCGGCGGTGCGGGTCGCCCCTGAGGACGTGCCCGGGGGGACTGCAGACCCGCTGTACCCGTGCGGGCACGGGGTGCAGCTCGGCTCAGCCGGCCGCTGA
- a CDS encoding cytochrome c oxidase assembly protein has product MSAPPVAGVIFAGSLVIFYFSPLFELAMYDHLGHVLMTVHFLASGYLFAWVLIGIDPSTRPINPVLKLITLLATLAFHAFFGVALVSATWLVAERWYLELGMYSVDRLALIQTRGGTIMWAISEVPTVGYAIIVAVLWMQSDDRRARQYDRKAERDGGAELAAYNAYLASLSGEVQPAAQKDEAELSAAEQPEASRPHHVELSGQERPERPAQEQ; this is encoded by the coding sequence GTGTCCGCCCCGCCGGTGGCGGGAGTGATCTTCGCCGGCTCGCTGGTCATCTTCTACTTCTCGCCGCTGTTCGAGCTGGCGATGTACGACCACCTCGGCCATGTGCTGATGACCGTGCACTTCCTGGCCTCCGGATACCTGTTCGCCTGGGTGCTGATCGGCATCGATCCCTCCACCAGGCCCATCAACCCGGTGCTGAAGCTGATCACGCTGCTGGCGACCCTCGCCTTCCATGCCTTCTTCGGGGTGGCGCTGGTCTCGGCGACCTGGTTGGTGGCCGAGAGGTGGTACCTGGAGCTGGGCATGTACTCCGTGGACCGGCTCGCCCTGATCCAGACCCGCGGCGGCACGATCATGTGGGCGATCTCCGAGGTCCCCACGGTCGGCTACGCGATCATCGTCGCGGTGCTGTGGATGCAGTCCGACGACCGTCGCGCCCGGCAGTACGACCGCAAGGCCGAGCGCGACGGCGGCGCCGAGCTCGCCGCCTACAACGCGTACCTCGCCAGTCTGAGCGGCGAGGTTCAGCCCGCCGCGCAGAAGGACGAGGCGGAGCTGTCGGCCGCCGAGCAGCCGGAGGCCTCCCGGCCGCACCATGTGGAGCTCTCCGGGCAGGAACGGCCGGAACGGCCCGCGCAGGAGCAGTAG
- a CDS encoding DUF3054 domain-containing protein — MFRSLGALIGDLLVVILFVATGLVQHGTALTTHNLFLVGWPFALGVLLGHLAIRAWRAPFRIWPHGVFVWAITLATAMAIRALFAAGTELSFVIVAAIVTAVGMLGWRAVALVVTRDERRTPAASPAARGDAAS, encoded by the coding sequence ATGTTCCGTTCCCTCGGTGCCCTGATCGGCGACCTGCTGGTCGTCATCCTCTTCGTCGCCACCGGTCTCGTGCAGCACGGCACCGCGCTGACCACGCATAACCTGTTCCTGGTGGGCTGGCCCTTCGCCCTCGGCGTGCTGCTCGGCCACCTCGCGATCCGTGCCTGGCGCGCCCCGTTCCGGATCTGGCCGCACGGAGTGTTCGTGTGGGCGATCACGCTCGCGACCGCCATGGCGATCCGCGCCCTGTTCGCGGCCGGCACCGAGCTGTCCTTCGTGATCGTGGCCGCGATCGTCACCGCAGTAGGCATGCTGGGCTGGCGGGCCGTGGCGCTGGTCGTCACCCGTGACGAGCGGCGCACACCCGCCGCCTCACCGGCGGCGAGGGGCGACGCCGCCTCCTGA
- the priA gene encoding bifunctional 1-(5-phosphoribosyl)-5-((5-phosphoribosylamino)methylideneamino)imidazole-4-carboxamide isomerase/phosphoribosylanthranilate isomerase PriA, giving the protein MTAPVLELLPAVDVQNGQAVRLVQGEAGSETAYGAPLDAALTFQTGGASWLHLVDLDAAFGRGSNAAMLAEVVAAVDMSVELSGGIRDDESLTAALATGCRRVNLGTAALENPEWTAEVLAEHGDRIAVGLDVRGTTLAARGWTRDGGDLWETLERLDEAGCQRYVVTDVTKDGTLRGPNLELLAEVCTRTEAKVVASGGISSLADLRALRELVPAGVEGAIVGKALYAQAFTMGEALDVAGRP; this is encoded by the coding sequence ATGACCGCTCCCGTGCTCGAGCTGCTCCCCGCCGTCGACGTGCAGAACGGCCAGGCCGTACGACTCGTCCAGGGCGAAGCCGGCTCCGAGACCGCTTACGGTGCTCCGCTGGACGCCGCGCTCACCTTCCAGACCGGTGGCGCGAGCTGGCTGCACCTGGTCGATCTCGATGCGGCCTTCGGCCGCGGCAGCAACGCCGCGATGCTGGCCGAGGTCGTCGCCGCCGTCGACATGTCCGTCGAGCTCTCCGGCGGGATCCGGGACGACGAGTCGCTCACCGCGGCCCTGGCCACCGGATGCCGACGGGTCAACCTCGGCACCGCCGCCCTGGAGAACCCCGAATGGACCGCGGAGGTCCTCGCCGAGCACGGCGATCGTATCGCCGTCGGCCTCGACGTGCGCGGCACCACTTTGGCCGCTCGGGGGTGGACCCGTGACGGAGGCGACCTCTGGGAGACCCTCGAACGGCTCGACGAGGCCGGCTGCCAGCGCTACGTCGTCACCGACGTCACCAAGGACGGCACCCTGCGCGGACCGAACCTGGAGCTGCTGGCCGAGGTCTGCACCCGCACCGAGGCGAAGGTCGTCGCCTCCGGGGGGATCTCCTCCCTCGCGGACCTCAGGGCGCTGCGCGAGCTGGTCCCGGCCGGGGTCGAGGGCGCGATCGTCGGCAAGGCGCTGTATGCACAGGCATTCACGATGGGTGAGGCGCTCGACGTCGCGGGGCGCCCATGA
- a CDS encoding SseB family protein, with amino-acid sequence MTPWWKKRAARDPAPAAVPAPADEAPPAATDGQAPPVGPDGQAPPSAAGDRARRTLPAHFREKSPLADTAGVTWEGRDYTVSPFPGDDGATPEPLAEALAAHRAGQDPHRQHLVAALSSARVLVPIMAVATETGTTAHGLTGDNGADMAMVSITGADGTSVLPLFTSVAALSAWRGDARPVPVVAPQAAQAAVQEGCTALLLDPATPSEDGGPVLLPRSVLWALAQGRQWLPPHLDPELARVLDRVGDEASAAVQGLAARAGERAEVDLHLQLRPGLAAEEVSAVVDAVTARLGQEEIVAERISSLRLVLGS; translated from the coding sequence ATGACCCCGTGGTGGAAGAAGCGCGCTGCCCGCGACCCGGCCCCGGCAGCGGTGCCCGCTCCCGCCGACGAGGCGCCGCCCGCCGCAACGGACGGCCAGGCACCGCCGGTCGGGCCCGACGGCCAGGCGCCCCCGTCTGCGGCCGGGGACCGGGCACGGCGCACGCTGCCCGCTCACTTCCGGGAGAAGTCACCGCTGGCGGACACGGCGGGGGTGACCTGGGAGGGCCGTGACTACACCGTCAGCCCCTTCCCCGGGGACGACGGAGCGACTCCAGAGCCTCTGGCGGAGGCGCTGGCCGCCCACCGCGCCGGGCAGGACCCGCACCGGCAGCACCTGGTGGCCGCTCTGAGCAGCGCACGGGTGCTGGTGCCGATCATGGCGGTCGCCACCGAGACGGGCACCACCGCACACGGCCTGACCGGAGATAACGGCGCCGATATGGCGATGGTCTCGATCACCGGGGCCGACGGCACCTCCGTGCTGCCGCTGTTCACCTCGGTCGCCGCGCTGAGCGCCTGGCGAGGGGATGCCCGTCCGGTGCCGGTCGTCGCCCCACAGGCCGCGCAGGCCGCTGTGCAGGAGGGATGCACCGCCCTGCTGCTGGACCCCGCCACACCGAGCGAGGACGGCGGGCCGGTTCTGCTGCCCCGTTCCGTGCTGTGGGCGCTGGCCCAGGGTCGGCAGTGGCTCCCGCCGCATCTGGATCCCGAGCTGGCCCGGGTGCTGGACCGCGTCGGAGACGAGGCCTCCGCCGCGGTGCAGGGACTGGCCGCCCGGGCCGGGGAGCGCGCCGAGGTGGACCTGCACCTGCAGCTGCGCCCCGGGCTCGCTGCCGAGGAGGTCAGCGCCGTGGTCGATGCCGTCACCGCCCGGCTCGGTCAGGAGGAGATCGTCGCGGAGCGGATCAGCTCGCTGCGGCTCGTGCTCGGCTCCTGA